From Streptomyces zhihengii, the proteins below share one genomic window:
- a CDS encoding cystathionine gamma-synthase translates to MSDDHSVHSFETRAIHAGNTADPLTGAVVPPIYQVSTYKQDGVGGLRGGYEYSRSANPTRTALEENLAAIEGGRRGLAFASGLAAEDALLRTLLAPGAHVVIPNDAYGGTFRLFAKVVQRWGVDFSVADTSDPAAVRAAVNDRTKVIWVETPSNPLLGITDIAAVADVARSAGARLVVDNTFASPYLQQPIALGADVVVHSLTKYMGGHSDVVGGALIAADAELGEELAYHQNAMGAVAGPFDAWLVLRGIKTLPVRMDRHSENAERVAEMLTRHPKVTQVLYPGLPEHPGHEVAAKQMKAFGGMVSFRVEGGEAAAVAVCDRAKLFTLGESLGGVESLIEHPGRMTHASVVGSALEVPGDLVRLSVGIEAADDLLADLKQALG, encoded by the coding sequence ATGAGCGACGACCACAGCGTGCACAGCTTCGAGACCCGCGCCATCCATGCGGGCAACACCGCCGACCCGCTGACCGGGGCCGTGGTGCCCCCGATCTACCAGGTGTCCACCTACAAGCAGGACGGGGTGGGCGGTCTGCGGGGCGGTTACGAGTACAGCCGCAGCGCGAATCCGACGCGTACCGCCCTGGAGGAGAACCTCGCCGCGATCGAGGGCGGCCGCCGGGGCCTGGCGTTCGCGTCCGGGCTCGCCGCCGAGGACGCCCTGCTGCGGACACTGCTGGCGCCCGGTGCCCACGTGGTGATCCCGAACGACGCCTACGGCGGCACGTTCCGGCTGTTCGCGAAGGTCGTGCAGCGCTGGGGCGTGGACTTCTCGGTGGCGGACACCTCGGACCCGGCGGCGGTGCGCGCCGCGGTGAACGACCGCACGAAGGTGATCTGGGTCGAGACGCCGTCGAACCCGCTGCTCGGGATCACGGACATCGCCGCGGTGGCCGACGTGGCGCGTTCCGCGGGGGCGAGGCTCGTCGTGGACAACACCTTCGCGAGCCCCTATCTCCAGCAGCCGATCGCGCTCGGCGCGGACGTGGTGGTGCACTCGCTGACGAAGTACATGGGCGGCCACTCGGACGTCGTCGGCGGTGCGCTGATCGCCGCGGACGCGGAGCTGGGCGAGGAACTGGCCTACCACCAGAACGCGATGGGCGCGGTCGCGGGCCCGTTCGACGCGTGGCTGGTGCTGCGCGGCATCAAGACGCTGCCGGTGCGCATGGACCGGCACAGCGAGAACGCGGAGCGGGTGGCGGAGATGCTCACCCGGCACCCGAAGGTGACACAGGTGCTGTACCCGGGGCTGCCGGAGCACCCGGGGCACGAGGTCGCGGCGAAGCAGATGAAGGCGTTCGGCGGGATGGTGTCGTTCCGGGTCGAGGGCGGGGAGGCGGCGGCGGTCGCGGTCTGCGACCGCGCGAAGCTGTTCACGCTGGGTGAGTCGCTGGGCGGCGTGGAGTCGCTGATCGAGCACCCGGGGCGGATGACCCACGCGTCGGTGGTCGGTTCGGCGCTGGAGGTGCCGGGCGACCTGGTCCGGCTGTCGGTGGGCATCGAGGCCGCCGACGACCTGCTGGCCGACCTGAAGCAGGCGCTCGGCTGA
- a CDS encoding M48 family metallopeptidase gives MGTTLRALRALVLLAGLHLLGLLLLVLLAGTGYLLHLLVPAALAATLCLVLLLLAIPVVRGLSMLRLSEDDAVGLPVGEADEPRLWATVREVADDLSTRAPTKIVLTAETAATVTERTRLLGLVGGPLRLHLGVPLLQGLNEGQLRALVAHELGRHATDSRLAALDARCQDRVARTLTLAGRRPAGDGGDEHGHVHGDTDDGHLHVFATGRPSGPAGGRGSGITHRAAARVRATWARRCLRATLAAAHRRAYAADDAAVRVAGRDATASALRELHALDSAYAYYLHCYALIGIPARTLPPRGRLFGDFGSLLTARQLELVPLRLRPPADPGSAHDPHPPLADRVRRIEALPGDGRADDGTGPAADLLTDPARTYAALEDAVLAPETLSCGRAAGWQELLDAAMTARLTVSGTPLHRATAMYTRTPASLHAVLGVVDDGQLWKLALRMPLSDQAVRAEGRAFREFVRPALRRDLRTMTLAELSARGALTWHFSWAEAASVRLPAAPDGCEHDLDTALDAAVADRPDTAPLRALLAAEPAA, from the coding sequence ATGGGCACCACCCTGCGCGCGCTGCGCGCACTCGTCCTGCTCGCCGGCCTCCATCTGCTCGGCCTGCTGCTCCTCGTGCTGCTCGCGGGCACCGGGTACCTGCTGCACCTCCTCGTGCCGGCCGCCCTCGCCGCCACGCTCTGCCTCGTCCTCCTCCTGCTCGCGATCCCCGTGGTGCGCGGACTGTCCATGCTCCGCCTCTCCGAGGACGACGCCGTCGGGCTGCCCGTCGGCGAGGCCGACGAGCCCCGGCTGTGGGCCACCGTCCGGGAAGTCGCCGACGACCTCTCCACCCGCGCGCCGACGAAGATCGTCCTCACCGCGGAGACGGCCGCCACCGTCACCGAACGCACGCGCCTGCTCGGCCTCGTCGGCGGCCCGCTCCGTCTCCACCTGGGCGTTCCGCTCCTCCAAGGGCTGAACGAGGGCCAACTGCGCGCCCTCGTCGCCCACGAGCTGGGCCGCCACGCCACCGACTCCCGACTCGCCGCCCTCGACGCGCGCTGCCAGGACCGCGTCGCGCGCACCCTGACCCTCGCCGGTCGCCGCCCGGCCGGAGACGGCGGAGACGAGCACGGCCACGTGCACGGCGACACCGACGACGGGCACCTGCACGTGTTCGCCACGGGCCGCCCGAGCGGACCGGCCGGCGGACGCGGCTCCGGCATCACCCACCGCGCCGCGGCACGTGTCCGCGCCACCTGGGCCCGCCGCTGTCTCCGTGCCACCCTCGCGGCCGCCCACCGGCGCGCGTACGCCGCCGACGACGCCGCCGTCCGCGTCGCCGGCCGCGACGCGACCGCGTCCGCGCTGCGCGAACTCCACGCCCTCGACTCCGCGTACGCCTACTACCTCCACTGCTACGCACTGATCGGCATCCCCGCCCGTACCCTGCCGCCCCGCGGCCGGCTCTTCGGCGACTTCGGTTCCCTGCTCACCGCACGCCAGCTCGAACTCGTGCCGCTGCGCCTGCGTCCGCCGGCGGACCCCGGGTCGGCACACGACCCGCACCCGCCCCTCGCCGACCGCGTCCGCCGGATCGAGGCCCTGCCCGGCGACGGACGCGCCGACGACGGCACCGGCCCGGCCGCCGATCTCCTCACCGACCCGGCGCGGACCTACGCCGCTCTGGAGGACGCGGTCCTCGCCCCCGAGACGCTCTCCTGCGGCCGCGCCGCCGGCTGGCAGGAACTTCTCGACGCCGCCATGACCGCACGGCTCACGGTGTCCGGCACCCCCCTGCACCGGGCCACCGCCATGTACACCCGCACACCGGCGTCGCTGCACGCCGTACTCGGGGTCGTCGACGACGGGCAGCTCTGGAAACTCGCCCTGCGGATGCCGCTGTCCGACCAGGCCGTGCGGGCCGAGGGGCGAGCCTTCCGCGAATTCGTCCGGCCCGCGCTGCGCCGCGACCTGCGCACCATGACCCTGGCCGAACTCTCCGCACGCGGAGCGCTCACCTGGCACTTCTCCTGGGCCGAAGCCGCGTCCGTACGACTGCCCGCCGCTCCCGACGGCTGTGAACACGACCTGGACACGGCGCTGGACGCGGCAGTCGCCGACCGCCCCGACACGGCCCCGCTGCGCGCCCTGCTCGCCGCCGAGCCCGCCGCCTGA
- the msrA gene encoding peptide-methionine (S)-S-oxide reductase MsrA: MLFGRTPVLPTPEEALTGRPTPSFTVPDRHTVLGNPLLGPYPQGLEVADFALGCFWGAERKFWQVPGVWTTLVGYQGGYTENPTYEEACSGRTGHTEAVRVVFDPAQVGYEQLLKLFWESHDPTQGFRQGNDVGTQYRSAIHTHSPAQAAAAEASRAAYQKVLGGSGYGTITTEILPAEGRPFYPAEAYHQQYLSDAKNPNGYCGIGGTGVSCPIGVAKAPGE; this comes from the coding sequence ATGCTCTTCGGCCGTACCCCCGTGCTGCCCACCCCCGAGGAGGCCCTCACGGGCCGCCCCACCCCGTCCTTCACCGTCCCGGACCGGCACACCGTCCTCGGCAACCCCCTGCTCGGCCCGTACCCGCAGGGCCTGGAGGTCGCCGACTTCGCGCTGGGCTGCTTCTGGGGCGCGGAGCGGAAGTTCTGGCAGGTGCCGGGGGTGTGGACGACCCTGGTCGGCTACCAGGGCGGCTACACGGAGAACCCGACCTACGAGGAGGCCTGCTCGGGCCGGACGGGCCACACCGAGGCCGTACGCGTGGTCTTCGACCCCGCGCAGGTCGGCTACGAGCAGCTCCTGAAGCTGTTCTGGGAGTCCCACGACCCCACCCAGGGCTTCCGCCAGGGCAACGACGTGGGCACCCAGTACCGCTCCGCGATCCACACCCACTCCCCCGCCCAGGCCGCGGCGGCGGAGGCCTCGCGCGCCGCCTACCAGAAGGTCCTCGGCGGCTCCGGCTACGGCACCATCACCACGGAGATCCTCCCGGCCGAGGGCAGGCCCTTCTACCCGGCCGAGGCATATCACCAGCAGTACCTTTCGGACGCGAAGAACCCGAACGGCTACTGCGGCATCGGCGGCACGGGCGTGAGCTGCCCGATCGGCGTCGCCAAGGCGCCCGGGGAGTGA
- a CDS encoding recombinase family protein yields MGEAVSVIPVVSYARISVDTARDGHGVEDQHKVNAETAVRLGWTIVHRYTDNDLSAAKAGVLRPDFETMVKSLKAGHLPDGQPVRGVIVVADDRLARRAGDYERFVDALTYEEGRLYADAKGSKNLYSEDVESMGLFGVVISKMEVRKMQRRARRSHRARAEMGIPVGGKRPFGWQVDKLTLEPEEAAWLAKGAREVIAGRSMHSILREWRDADVRTINGKAWASRSLKLAMWNPRLCGWRKHNGELVRDANGVPVVGRWEPIITSKEWMAIDAIFSARVGPRVKADGTVADYRTPSYLLTGILRCGKPGGDGRICNSPLRAAVRPDLSGGYLYQCPSREMGGCGGTGRNGAKIDEFITEAVLSKLEERVGAVQVETRWAGEGELDRLTRKQRKLLQAWQKDQISDELFFPENQRMESRVKQLREDRTRHVLNQQRAAEVTGDVRGRWNSGRLDLAQKRALIREALHAVVVLPVGGGGRRPFNPDLLVPKWRD; encoded by the coding sequence ATGGGTGAAGCGGTATCGGTGATCCCTGTCGTCTCCTACGCGCGTATCTCCGTCGACACGGCCAGGGACGGCCACGGCGTCGAGGACCAGCACAAAGTGAATGCGGAGACGGCGGTCCGCCTGGGCTGGACCATCGTTCACCGCTACACCGACAATGACCTGTCGGCGGCGAAGGCGGGTGTGCTTCGCCCGGACTTCGAGACCATGGTGAAGTCGCTCAAGGCAGGTCACCTGCCTGACGGACAGCCGGTTCGAGGCGTCATCGTCGTTGCGGACGACCGGCTCGCGCGCAGAGCCGGGGACTACGAGCGGTTCGTGGACGCGCTCACCTACGAGGAGGGCCGCCTCTACGCCGACGCCAAGGGGTCGAAGAACCTCTACAGCGAGGATGTGGAGTCCATGGGGCTCTTCGGCGTCGTCATCTCCAAGATGGAGGTGCGCAAGATGCAGCGGCGTGCGCGCCGCTCGCACCGTGCTCGCGCAGAAATGGGCATCCCCGTAGGCGGAAAGCGCCCGTTCGGTTGGCAGGTCGACAAGCTCACGCTGGAGCCTGAGGAAGCGGCGTGGCTGGCGAAGGGTGCCCGTGAGGTGATCGCGGGCAGGTCCATGCACTCGATCCTTCGAGAGTGGCGGGATGCCGACGTCCGTACGATCAACGGCAAGGCGTGGGCGAGTCGATCCCTCAAACTCGCGATGTGGAACCCGCGGTTGTGTGGCTGGCGGAAGCACAACGGAGAGCTGGTCCGTGACGCCAACGGCGTGCCGGTTGTGGGTCGCTGGGAGCCGATTATCACCTCGAAGGAGTGGATGGCCATCGACGCCATCTTCTCGGCCCGCGTCGGCCCCCGGGTGAAAGCTGACGGAACGGTCGCGGACTACCGCACCCCGTCGTATCTGCTGACCGGAATCCTTCGATGCGGAAAGCCTGGAGGGGACGGCCGGATCTGCAACTCGCCCCTTCGTGCGGCCGTGCGACCGGACCTCTCCGGCGGCTACCTGTACCAGTGTCCCAGCAGAGAAATGGGCGGTTGCGGTGGAACGGGCCGCAATGGCGCCAAGATCGACGAATTCATTACCGAAGCAGTTTTGTCAAAGCTGGAGGAACGAGTCGGCGCGGTGCAGGTGGAAACGAGATGGGCAGGGGAGGGCGAGCTGGACCGATTGACGCGGAAGCAACGCAAGCTGCTGCAGGCTTGGCAGAAGGACCAGATCTCGGACGAGTTGTTCTTCCCTGAGAACCAGAGAATGGAATCCCGGGTCAAGCAACTTCGTGAGGACCGTACTCGCCACGTCCTCAACCAACAGCGCGCAGCCGAGGTAACCGGAGACGTCCGGGGGCGCTGGAACTCCGGCAGGCTCGACCTGGCGCAGAAGCGCGCTCTGATCAGGGAGGCGCTGCATGCGGTTGTCGTCCTGCCGGTAGGCGGTGGAGGCCGACGCCCCTTCAACCCTGACCTGCTGGTCCCGAAGTGGCGTGACTGA